The following are encoded together in the Glycine max cultivar Williams 82 chromosome 8, Glycine_max_v4.0, whole genome shotgun sequence genome:
- the LOC100782873 gene encoding dicarboxylate transporter 2.1, chloroplastic has protein sequence MESYALHSLSTSFSRFSQLHHPPPPVISRSQFNQSQSLSLRSPITISQRFSFPSSTFKFNPFSKPHYPIQASPSSPPPPPPPTPIQGAKPIPFIISISIGLIVRFLVPKPVQVTPEAWQLLSIFLSTIAGLVLSPLPVGAWAFLGLTASVVTKTLTFTEAFGAFTNEVIWLIVISFFFARGFVKTGLGDRIATFFVKWMGKSTLGLSYGLTFSEVLIAPAMPSTTARAGGVFLPIIKSLSLSAGSEPASPTSKKLGAYLIQNQFQSAGNSSALFLTAAAQNLLCLKLAEELGVIVPNPWVTWFKAASLPAIVCLLLTPLILYKLYPPVIKDTPEAPALAAKKLESMGPVTKNEWIMVGTMLLAVSLWIFGDTIGIASAVAAMIGLSILLLLGVLDWNDCLNEKSAWDTLAWFAILVGMASQLTNLGIVSWMSDCVADNLRSFSLSWPASLAVLQAAYFFIHYLFASQTGHVGALYSAFLAMHRAAGVPGILAALALGYNTNLFGAITHYSSGQAAVYYGAGYVDLPDIFKMGFIMAFINAIIWGGVGSVWWKFLGLY, from the exons ATGGAGAGCTATGCACTCCACTCTCTCTCAACCTCTTTCTCTCGCTTTTCTCAACTCCATCACCCTCCTCCCCCTGTCATCTCCAGATCCCAATTCAACCAAtctcaatctctctctctccgATCACCCATCACAATCTCCCAACGTTTCTCCTTCCCCTCCTCCACCTTCAAATTCAACCCTTTCTCAAAACCCCATTACCCTATTCAAGCTTCTCcttcatcaccaccaccaccaccaccaccaacacctATACAGGGTGCAAAGCCCATTCCTTTTATCATCTCCATATCCATCGGCCTCATTGTTCGCTTTTTGGTTCCCAAACCCGTCCAAGTCACCCCCGAGGCCTGGCAGCTCCTCTCCATATTCCTCTCCACCATCGCGGGCCTTGTGCTGAGCCCGTTGCCGGTCGGGGCGTGGGCCTTTCTGGGCCTCACGGCCTCCGTTGTGACCAAAACTCTCACCTTTACAGAGGCCTTCGGCGCCTTCACGAACGAGGTGATTTGGCTGATTGTGATTTCGTTCTTCTTTGCTCGCGGATTCGTGAAGACCGGGCTCGGGGATAGAATCGCTACTTTCTTCGTGAAGTGGATGGGAAAGAGCACTCTGGGTCTGTCTTATGGGCTCACGTTCAGTGAAGTGCTGATTGCGCCGGCAATGCCTAGCACCACCGCGAGGGCTGGTGGTGTGTTCTTGCCGATTATTAAGTCACTCTCACTCTCTGCTGGCAGTGAACCCGCCAGTCCCACTTCTAAGAAACTCGGGGCTTACCTCATTCAGAACCAATTtcag TCTGCTGGTAACTCTAGTGCTCTTTTCCTAACTGCTGCAGCTCAAAATCTGCTGTGTCTCAAATTAGCAGAGGAGCTTGGGGTGATAGTTCCAAACCCATGGGTTACTTGGTTTAAAGCAGCTAGTTTACCTGCcattgtttgtcttcttcttacGCCATTGATTTTGTACAAGCTCTATCCCCCTgtaatcaaagacacaccagaggcTCCTGCCCTGGCTGCCAAGAAACTGGAAAGTATGGGCCCTGTCACTAAAAATGAATGGATTATGGTCGGCACAATGCTTCTTGCAGTgtctttgtggatctttgg AGACACTATTGGCATAGCAAGTGCTGTAGCTGCAATGATTGGTTTATCAATACTACTCCTATTAGGAGTCCTTGACTGGAATGACTGTTTGAATGAAAAATCAGCATGGGATACCTTAGCTTGGTTTGCCATTCTGGTAGGCATGGCAAGCCAGTTGACAAACCTTGGAATTGTGAGCTGGATGTCTGATTGTGTGGCCGACAACCTTCGGTCATTCTCTTTGAGCTGGCCGGCCTCATTGGCTGTTCTTCAGGCAGCTTATTTCTTCATCCACTACCTTTTTGCAAGTCAGACTGGACACGTGGGGGCTTTATACTCTGCATTTCTTGCCATGCATAGGGCAGCTGGTGTTCCTGGTATTCTGGCAGCCCTTGCTTTAGGTTATAATACAAATCTTTTTGGTGCAATAACACACTATAGTAGCGGCCAGGCTGCTGTATACTATGGAG CTGGTTATGTAGACCTTCCGGATATCTTCAAAATGGGCTTCATCATGGCTTTTATTAATGCTATCATCTGGGGAGGTGTTGGTTCTGTCTGGTGGAAATTTTTGGGATTGTATTGA